The Bos javanicus breed banteng chromosome 24, ARS-OSU_banteng_1.0, whole genome shotgun sequence genome segment TGTGTGTTCTGGGCCACCCACCCACTGAgtagtatttgttcttttcttctttttgttcctgAACTGACTGCCCTCTGGGAAGAACAGTGTGAAACCTGATGACGATTTTATTCACCATAGCCATAAAGAGAAGGCAAATGACAGGAATCCCGTGTAGCTGTAAAGGAAGGCTGGAAGGCCTTGGGTGGAGCCGAGCCACCACCGGGGCCTTCCAGAGCCTGGGTCCCAGCCCCAGGTAAACGGTGGCATGGAAAAGCCCCCTTTTAGCCCCATTCAGCTCCAGTCGGGACTTGGGGGTGGTCCATGAGTCTGTGTCTTGAATTCTCTCGAAACTGATGTGCAAACGCGGATCGTCATGGCTGGTGAAGACAGACCATGGGGATGCTTCACTAATGGTGGTCTCATTGTGATTGTTAAATTTATAAAggcaaaataatgcttaaaagtACAAGTAGTGACATTCAGGGATTATTCCTAAGTGGGTGGACTCTTAAGTGGATTTATTGTCTGACAGATGGGGTTTTCACTCCCCATATTTTGCAGTTCAAgttcatttgaaaaagaaaatcataatatCAGACGTCCTCGTTAGAGCTGACTTGTAGATGTTTTCATGTCATCATCTGCCTGGAAGTGTTGTACTCTGATCGgtgtggtgggggggggcggcgggTGGGGTTCATTGTTCCCTGTCTGGTTCTGCAGGCGCCCATCTGTCCATCTGTGAGAGAAGAGGCTCAAGAGTGTTCTCTCTGGGCCGAGCAAGACCATCTAGAGAGAAGTATGTGCGGCTTCTGAGACCTAAGTGAGCGGATAGAGGTTTATTCTTCGGGTCCTGTTGAACCCTAAGTGCTTATTTCATCTTCAGCAGTAGTTTTTTCAGCGAAATTCTCTGTGAAGTGTTAGGATGGGTCCCAGACTGAATGAATATTGCTGAGGGTGTCTTAGCGCCTGATGATGGATTTATGGTTAATGTGAATTTTCACAGGTATGTGTATTGTTGCCTGAGTAAAGATTCTGCTGTGATCCTTGTATAGTTATTTTTTATTAGgaatgcatgatttttttttatagattatataagaaaaaaatcattaaatacttcagtaaaaaatgtaAGACAGGGTCTCACtgatataaagcaaatataaaagagaaacgACATAATAAATATTGACAGGGAAAtagccattctttttctttttctttaacgtCTTTCATCTGTTCTCTTTCATGGGCTCCTCTCTCGGTGttttgctgtgctaagtcgcttcagtcatgtctgactctttgcgaccctatggatggtagcccaccgggctcctctgtccatgggattctccaggcatgaacactggagtgcattgccatgccctcctccaggggatcttcctgatcccagagatcgaacctgtgtctcttgcatctcctgcatcggcaggtggattctttaccactagctccacctaggaagccccaggagagtctgctgctgctgctgctgctgcgttgcttcagtcgtgtctgactctgtgcgaccccatagacggcagcccaccaggctcctccgtccatgggattctccaggcaagaacactggagtggcgtgccctttccttctccaccaggagAGTCTAGGTGTCTACAAATGGCTGAGGCTGATTCTATGTTGAAAGTTGCCAGGaggtcttctctggtggtccagtggttaagtcttaGCCTTCTAGTGCAGGGGattacaggttcgatccctggtcgaggtgctaagatcccacatgcctcctggccaaaaagtaaaacagagataatattgTAATGAAGTTAGTAAAACcttgaaaaatggtccacatcagaaaaatcttaaaacagtTGCCTGGAGCCAGCCCTGGCCCTCGCCTCCTCTGACGCCGGTTGTCGCTTGAGCccgctttctcctcctcctcttgcccgtttctttctccctctgctcCTTCTCTCCAGTTTCTCGTTCTCCACCCTGCTTCCCGCCTTGCCTTGTCTTCCTGGCGGCTGACCTCCGCCCCGTTGCCCCGACTGAAGGAGCCGCCTCGGAGGCGCCCTCACCGCCCGAGGGCCCCAGCGCTGGGGTCGAGGCCCGCTCCTGTTGTGCCTCCTGTGTTCTGAGCTGTGTGTCCTCTTGGTTCTCTGGCGTTTATGGTGCAAAGGCGAGTGAGACGTTGCCCGTCTCGAGGCAGCTGGCAGGCCAGTAGGTAGGAAGAGACCAGTACCCACACGGTGTAGTCCAGAAAATAGAGCTTCAGAAGATGGGCTGTTCCAGGGGTTCAGAGAGGAGGACGAGCAGCCCCCCCGATAGTATAAGGTCTCCTTATCAAGAACCCAAGCAGTTTGTGTATTTAAATATCCTTCCTCTCTAGtcgggggcttcccgggtggcgctggtggtaaagaacccgcctgctaatggaCGAGAtataagagatttgggttcaatccctgggtcgggaagatccccctggaggagggcatggcaacccaccccagtattcttggctgggaagttccacggacagaggagcctggcgggccccagtccatggggttgtagagttggGCACGACCGAGCACACTCGCGCCTCTTGTAGTTACGGCTGAAACCCTGCACCTTCCCTGAAGCCGCATCATCCAGGGCTCTGGGATTAATAGAAGCACTTCTTTACAGCCTGTTGTCCACCCTGACCTAGCCTGGCTGCGGAAGAGAAGGCCTCCCTCACCTGGGCTCTGTCCTGCCCTTGGGTCCGTGTTGCCCCCTGCTGGGAATTGATTCCTTGGAGGACCTTTCTCAACTGCCATGGTCACTTGCGTGACTGTGTTGACTGAGTGGTGATTAGGAGACAGATGTGTGTTCCCTTAACCAGTAAAACCGCCGGACTAGGGAGTAAGGTGGAAGGGACGCTATACTTTTCCGGTGGGAGAGTATTCTTTTTCCCCTACCATCATGGGGAGAATTaggattaaataaaaattgatagAATGAGCTCcttggggatttttaaaaatctcagatgGAACTTGATTAGCAGTAGAAGGCctatgccggagaaggcaatggcaccccactctagtacttttgcctggaaaatcccatggatggaggggcctggtaggctgcagtccatggggtcgctaagagtcggacacgactgagcgacttcactttcacttttcactttcatgcattggagaaggaaatggcaacccactccagtattcttgcctggagaatcccagggacggggaaacctggtgcGCTgttgtctatggtgtcgcacagagtcagacacgactgaagcgacttagcagcagcagcagcagcagaaggcctATGCTGGCTTGGGATGCTCACTTCTGTGGACGAATTGAAATCTGTAATTGGGGTTTTTGGCCTGTATTTCTTTTAATGTGATACCCCAGATCTGACAGTGACTATATTAGGGATAATTTTGCCTATAGAATGAAATGCTGTCAAGGTCAAAATATACTTGAAAGCAGCTTTTTGTGAAGACAAGGAGACGAATCCAGCGATGAACAGTATTTTCTGGTTGTTAGCCCAGAACCTGTTCTCTGTGGTTTAATAGTTCTGATCTGCTTGTTAGAGAGGCTCCACactggctgtgctgcacagcgtTTTGGAGGAATTGCTTCAGAGTTGTAACGATCAGTTTATACTTGTTCTCGGGGTGTTTGTCCACTTTGGCTCAGCGTCCCGACTTTATAGTAAGGGCACATGGCGACTTGCCATTTCACTGATGGTCATCCCCGCCTGGGTGTGAATCCTACAGGGACGTTTGTCTGAGCGGGGCGTTGCTGACGGAATTGTTTTTCTGTTCGTTTCACAGAACATCTGATCCAATTCATGACCATGGGGGATATGAAGACCCCCGACTTTGACGACCTGCTGGCAGCATTTGACATCCCCGACATGGTCGACCCCAAGGCAGCCATCGAGTCTGCGCACGACGACCAGGAGAGCCACATCAAGCAGGGCGCCCAGGCGGATGACGACTCACACGCGCCGTCCTCCTCGGACGTGGGTGTCAGTGTCATCGTGAAGAACGTCCGCAGCATCGACTCCTCGGACGGCACAGAGAAGGACAGCCACAACCCCCCCGGCAACGGCCTGCACAATGGCTTCCTGACGGCCTCCTCTCTCGACACGTACAGCAAGGAAGGGTCGAAGGCCCTGAAGGGAGACGTGCCGGCCTCAGAGGCGACCTTAAAGGACTCGGCCTTCAGCCAGTTCAGCCCCATCTCCAGCGCGGAGGAGTTTGACGACGACGAGAAGATAGAGGTGGACGACCCCCCGGACAAGGAGGACCCGCGCACGGGCTTCAGAGCGAACGTGCTGGCGGGCTCGGGCCCCCAGCAGGACTACGACAAGCTGAAGGCGCTTGGGGGAGACGGCGTGAGCAAGGCTGGCGTCCCGGCCCCCGGCGGCCTGGAGAAAAGCAAAGTCGTCAAGAGGGAGACGGAGACAAATTCTCTAAATCTGGGTGTTTACGAACCTTTTAAAGTCAGAAAGATGGAGGACAAGCTGAAGGAGAGCTCTGAAAAGGTGCTGGAGAACAGGGTCCACGAGGGGAAGCTGGGCTCCGAGAAGAACGACGCTGGCCTCGGTGGCCCGGTGCCGTCGCGGACCAAGCCGTCCTCCAAGCTCTCATCCTGCATCGCCGCGATCGCGGCACTCAGTGCGAAAAAGGCCGCCTCCGACTCCTCTAAAGAGCTGGCGACCAACTCCCGGGAGTCCTCTCCATTACCAAAGGACGTCAACGACAGCCCTCGAGCCACCGAGAAGTCTCCCGAACCCCAGAACCTCATCGACGGGACGAAGAAAGCGTCCCTTAAGCAGCCAGACAGTCCCCGGAGCGTTTCCAGCGAAAATAGTAGCAAGGGGTCGCCAGCATCCCCCGCGGGGTCGACACCAGCAATCCCCAAAGTCCGCATCAAGACCATCAAGACGTCTTCCGGGGAGATCAAGAGGACCGTGACACGCGTGCTGCCCGAGGTGGACCTCGAGGCGGGCAGGAAGCCCTCGGAGCAGGCGGGGCCTGTGGTGGCCTCGGTGACCTCGCTCCTGTCGTCCCCCACCCCAGCCGCCGTGCTCGCCTCCCCGCCCCGGGCACCCCTGCAGTCCGCGGTGGTCGCCAACGCCGTGGCGCCCGCCGAGCTGACCCCCAAGCAGGTCACCATCAAGCCTGTGGCGACCGCCTTCCTCCCCGTGTCGGCCGTGAAGACGGCCGGCTCGCAAGTCATCAACCTGAAGCTGGCCAACAACACGACGGTCAAGGCCACGGTCATCTCCGCCGCCTCCGTGCAGAGTGCCAGCAGCGCCATCATCAAAGCCGCCAGCGCCATCCAGCAGCAGACCGTGGTGGTGCCGGCCTCCAGCCTGGCCAGTGCCAAACTCGTGCCAAAGACCGTGCACCTCGCCAACCTTAACCTCCTGCCTCAGGGCGCCCAGGCCGCCTCCGAGCTCCGCCACGTGCTCACCAAGCCTCAGCAGCAGATCAAGCAGGCGATCCTCAGCGCCGCGGCCTCGCAGCCGCCCAAGAAGGTGTCGCGGGTGCAGGTGGTGTCGTCCCTGCAGAGCTCCGTGGTGGAGGCCTTCAACAAGGTGCTGAGCAGCGTCAACCCCGTCCCGGTTTACATCCCCAACCTCAGCCCCCCTGCCAGCGCGGGCATCACCTTGCCGACCCGCGGCTACAAGTGCTTGGAGTGCGGGGACTCCTTCGCCCTGGAGAAGAGCCTGAGCCAGCACTACGACAGGCGCAGCGTGCGCATCGAAGTGACCTGCAACCACTGCACCAAGAACCTGGTGTTCTACAACAAGTGCAGCCTGCTGTCGCACGCCCGCGGGCACAAGGAGAAGGGCGTGGTGATGCAGTGCTCGCACCTGATCCTGAAGCCAGTGCCGGCGGATCAGATGATCGTCTCCCCATCAAGCAATACCGCCCCCTCGTCGTCCAGCCTCTCGAGCTCCGCGGGAGCCGGCGCGCACACGGTCACCAAAATCCAGCCTGGCATCACCGGGACGGTCATATCAGCCCCTTCCAGCACGCCCATCACCCCCGCCATGCCCCTGGATGAAGACCCCTCCAAGCTCTGCAGGCACAGCCTCAAGTGTTTGGAGTGTAACGAAGTCTTCCAGGACGAGACGTCGCTGGCCACCCATTTCCAGCAGGCTGCAGATACGAGCGGACAAGTAGAGTATCATTTACATTTCGGTGTTTCGGTGATGAATCTGTAGTAGCCTTGAGCTCTCTATCCGATGCCGCTGATTTCAGGGGTGGAAGCTCAGCTAGATGGGGGGCTGGGTGTGAGTGCACatgtgtacatgtacacacacaagtgagagagagaggattGTTTTCATGGAGCAGTGTTCAAATGTAAATCTTACGTAGAAGTCCGTTTGAGGGGAAGAGGATTCTTTTAGACCGATAGAGACTCTGTGTACTAGTTGAGCTAAGGCATCTTAGATTCAGGGCAGGTAGAGGTGGTCTTAATTGTTGGGTCACTGGCATTTACGTCGGAAGTCTGAGCTCTGACCAGTGATAGTGTCGTGACGTTGTATTAAGTGTTGAAGTCAGGCTGATCCTCACTGACTCCTTTATTAGCGATCATCCGGGGATTTAAAAAATTCCTGTCGTCGTTTATAATTACTGTCTTCTATAGTTAAACACACCCGGTCGGTACCCACTTCTAAGGCATTTCTGCTTAATGTTGGTCTAGTATGTTCAGTAACATTCTCCAGCGCAGCGAATTCAAGCTACAAATGGAAAACTCACCTCTGTTTAAAATAGAATACCTCTACGTTTGTTTGTGGcgtttttgctttgtgtttttgtgGTGAGGTGTAGGTTGGTGTTGGTGAGATGCATTTCCCACTGGACATCAGCTAGCAATTTGACTTCTGTCGTTTTGCTTCTGTCCACGAGGCAGCTTCTGGGCAGTCATTAAATGTGTTTCACTATAAATATTTGACAGCTGTCATGTGGAAGTCACCGAGCTTGTTGTATAGAACTCACTCAAGCTAGAGAGAGCAAGCACAAGATTCATTGTCCAAACGGGAAACTTGTAAATTTGGGAGGAGCCCCCGTTTGAGGTGATAAACTCTTGTTTTTGAAGCCCTggtggaaaactgaccttttcctctATTTGTCTCCACTATCTCATTGACGAGGTTCATGCTGTGGTTCAGACTTCTGGTCCTGTCAACCACGATCAGTTCCCTGAGGTCAACGACTGAGCTAAGTTCTTTGTATTAATAGGATTTGAGTTTGGGGAACAAAAGATGAAGCATGcctcaatgattttttttccctctggacGGTCAGTTGAGTGGAAGGAGATGATAAAGAGATTCGAGAACATTCTCGCAGCGAGGACGCTGGACGCTGCGTGCTTGCTTGTCTGACAGTGATGCACGCCGTCAGAGTGACGCTGGTTCAGGAAGGAGTGATGGGGGGCAGGACCCCCAGCGCATCCTGGAGACAGGGCCTAGGTCCTATCTGGGTCCCTCTTTTCTGGTTACCATTTCATCAAAGAGGCAGTCTTCTCTCTGCATCTTAAGAGGatgcagttttaaaaaaagagccgTTTCCTCGATTCCGCGTGTTGTGGATGGTGGAGTACGTCCTGGCTCCGGCGCCGGGCACTGTCAGCCGGCGGGGCTGGCTCAGGGCGGTCCGCTCCCTTTCCGAGGCGGGAGGAGGCCGCCAGCGGAAGGTCGGGATTTTCCTTCCCTGTTTTCCGCTGTTTTTAGTCTCTGTGTAACCACGTAAGCTCAGGAGCCAGCCCGGGGTTGGGGGAAGCCAACCCTCGGGGAGGGGGTGGGCGGGGTCCCTCGGCAGGCTGTGTGCGCATGGAGGGGGTGGCGGCGGGGTGTGGCATGATGCCCGGCGGCCCCTGGGCCCCGAGCGGGCTCAGGGCAGGACCTGCCTCAGCTTCCGGGCCAGGCCGCCCCATCCTGGCTCCTTCCTCGGACTCTTGCCGAGCCAGAGTGCCCTCTACACCCCCACACCGAGCAGAGCCTCCTGTTGAGGGCCGCCCACGGACGTACCTGCCCCGAGCTCCTGccctcccagcagcagcccctccACCACGGCCCGGTGTCTGCACACCCAGGGGCAGGCTGGTCTCTTAAGCATTCTCGCTAGCCTAGGGGAGCGGCTCCCCTCTGTGAGTTCCATCAGTTCTCCCGCTCCTCCGAGTCCCCCGAGGCCCCCGAAGCCCGAGGCGGCCCCGCGGCTCCTTCTAAACCAGCCTCAGCTCAGCGGGGGCTCCAGCAGTGGCAGGTAGGGCTGAAGACCCCAAGGGCgaggcaggaaggagaaaagTTCCTGTTTCATCTTCTTCAGTTTGCTGTTCCCATGACCACTGGCCGTGGTTTACAGTTGGTGAACTTAAATTTGAGTGAGAGCAAAAGTCCACCTGGATAAACTGTTGGCCCCCGGGAGAAGGGCACTCACAACACTCTGCTCAACTGCTGAATTTTGCAAGAAGATCCAAAGGCAAAGCTCAAGTCCAGTCTTCCGAGTGCCTCTATCCACACTCCCTCCTGTCTCTCCATTGGCCTCTCTGTTTCTTGGTAACTCGTGGGTGAACAGAGGCAGAGGAGGCTGCGTCCCTCCCTAAGGGCCAGACCGGTGCAGGGTCCTGCCCAGGCCGCCTCCCTAGGTCTGCACAGCAGCCTCAGAGATTCACGTGTGTCCCAGGgatccccagcctctgggatctaatgcctgatgatctgaagtgggGCTGATGTAAGAACAATATGAAGAAAGTGCACAATAAACGTGATACActcgaatcatcctgaaaccatccccctgaCCCTGGCCAGTGAAACacttgtcttccacgaaactggtccctcgTGCCCAAAAGATCAGGGACCGCTGAGTCATACAACAGACTTCCGCTGAGTCATACAACTGACTCCTACACTGACCCTGATTTGCCTGGATTCAGGAGGTTAAAGGGCGTGGCCTCAGGGCCCTGGCTCTCTCCTTTCTGCGTGTGCGTTCAGCAGACCTGGAGAGAGGGGTGCGGGGTCCCTGGGCGGGACTGTTCctttcctgcctgcctcctgttCTTGCTTTCTCCTGCCCACCTTCTTGCCACGGTACTTTAAACAGCTTAGCTGAAACTGCTGAACGTGCCCTGTGCTCGTGGCTTCAGTCTTCTCCAGTCATTTCGTTTTTAAATTAAGCTtttcattttgagataattgCGGATTCAGGTAAGAAGCAGCACAGAGGGATTCTGTGTTCCCTTTACCCAGTTCTCCCCAGTGGCTGCATCGTGCAGAGGAACTGTTCAACAGTGTCCTATCCAGGCTGCTGATGAGTCAACACGCAGAGGAACTGTTCAACAGTGTCCTATCCAGGCTGCTGACGAGTCAACACGTGCTGTCAACACGTAGAACCTTGCCGTGACCATGAGGATCATTCCTGCTGCCTTTTGATTTATCGTGatcactgttttttttgtttggctGCGCTGGGCGTTCGTGGCAGCGCGCgggctcctcttgttgcggagcacgggctctagagtgcttgggctcagtagtctGGCACCTGGCTTTTGTTGCACTGAGgcctttgggatcttagttccctgcccagggatcaaacgggtgttcctgcattggaaggcagattcttaatccctggacagccagggaagtctccatacTGGCTTTTTAGAGCCACAGCCAGTTCCTCCCACGCCTACCTCATTCTTAACCCTTAGGAACCACTGGTTTcttctccatttctataattttgtcatttcggGAATGTTATAAAAACAGAGCCCTACCATATGTAGCCTTTgagattggcttttttcactcagcataattccctGGAGATTCATCCAAGCGGTTGGAGATATCCCTTTTTATTGCTGGGTGTTTTTCTATCATATGTTCCTGCCACAAGGTGCTCACCCTATCTAGTCACCGAAGACGTCTGCATTGTTCCCAGTttggggctgttatgaataaagctgctgcaaACATTTGTCTGCGGGCTTTTATCTGAACATAAGCTGTCATCTCTCAGGGATGAAACTCCTTTGTGTGCTGGGCTGTGTGGTGGTTGCATATGTATGTTCTTAAGAAactcttttccacagtggctgtacagTTTTAATCCTCAAGAGCAGTGTGTGAATGACCTCTTTTCTCTacccctcaccagcatttggtggcGGCATCATTTTCACCATCCCGACAGGTGTGTAGtgatgtggttttaatttgtgttttttccatagcgaataatgttgagcatctttttacatttatttgccaCCTGCATATCCTTTTTGGTGAAATGTCTCTtcctgtcttttgtccattttctgattagtttttttgtttgtttttactgttgCGTGTTAAGAGTTGTTGATATATTTTAGACGCTGGTCCTTTGCCGGTATGTGGTTGCCTGTCTTTTCCCCCAGTCTGCGACTTCATTCTTCATCTTGTTAGGTCTTTGACAGagtaaatgcttttaattttgacGAAGTCCCATttatcagttttctcttttatggctTGTGCTTTTGGCATCACGTCTAAGAGCTCTTTGCTCTAGATCCTGAAAaccttcttttatgttttttttctaaagatgttTTTATGATTTACGCTTAAGTCTGTGATCTATTTTGGGTTACTTTTTGTATAATTTGTGAGACTTAGGTTGAGATTTCTTTTCCCCCGTGCGTGTCCTTTTTCTCTGgtaaggtggtgctagtgataaagaagccgcctgctgatgcaggagactgaagagacgctccatccctgggtcaggaagatcccctggaggagggcctggcagcccactccagtatgcctgcctggaGAACACGGACAgaggttagtcactaagttgtgtccgactcttgcgaccctgtggactgtatgtagcccgtccggctcccctgtccatgggattctccaggcaagaatactggaggcaggtgcctggtgggctgcgttcatagggttgcacagaggaaacccaaccagtccatcctaaaggagatcagtcctgggtgtgcattggaacgactgatgttgaagctgaaactccaatactttggccatctgatgggaagagctgactcatttgaaaagacactgatgttgggaaagattgaaggcaggaggagaaggggatgacagaagatgagatggttggatggcatcaccgactcaatggacatgagtttgggtggactctgggagttggtgatggacagggatgcctggcgtgctgcggttcatagggttgcaaagagtcggacatgactgagcgactgaactgaactga includes the following:
- the ZNF532 gene encoding zinc finger protein 532 isoform X2, whose translation is MHLKIACSLLTLPPLRGSQNTSALASRSFCNHLWRGLASFHSKHLIQFMTMGDMKTPDFDDLLAAFDIPDMVDPKAAIESAHDDQESHIKQGAQADDDSHAPSSSDVGVSVIVKNVRSIDSSDGTEKDSHNPPGNGLHNGFLTASSLDTYSKEGSKALKGDVPASEATLKDSAFSQFSPISSAEEFDDDEKIEVDDPPDKEDPRTGFRANVLAGSGPQQDYDKLKALGGDGVSKAGVPAPGGLEKSKVVKRETETNSLNLGVYEPFKVRKMEDKLKESSEKVLENRVHEGKLGSEKNDAGLGGPVPSRTKPSSKLSSCIAAIAALSAKKAASDSSKELATNSRESSPLPKDVNDSPRATEKSPEPQNLIDGTKKASLKQPDSPRSVSSENSSKGSPASPAGSTPAIPKVRIKTIKTSSGEIKRTVTRVLPEVDLEAGRKPSEQAGPVVASVTSLLSSPTPAAVLASPPRAPLQSAVVANAVAPAELTPKQVTIKPVATAFLPVSAVKTAGSQVINLKLANNTTVKATVISAASVQSASSAIIKAASAIQQQTVVVPASSLASAKLVPKTVHLANLNLLPQGAQAASELRHVLTKPQQQIKQAILSAAASQPPKKVSRVQVVSSLQSSVVEAFNKVLSSVNPVPVYIPNLSPPASAGITLPTRGYKCLECGDSFALEKSLSQHYDRRSVRIEVTCNHCTKNLVFYNKCSLLSHARGHKEKGVVMQCSHLILKPVPADQMIVSPSSNTAPSSSSLSSSAGAGAHTVTKIQPGITGTVISAPSSTPITPAMPLDEDPSKLCRHSLKCLECNEVFQDETSLATHFQQAADTSGQTCTVCQMLLPNQCSYASHQRIHQHKSPYTCPECGAICRSVHFQTHVTKNCLHYTRRVGFRCVHCNVVYSDVAALKSHIQGSHCEVFYKCPICPMAFKSAPSTHSHAYTQHPGIKIGEPKIIYKCSMCDTVFTLQTLLYRHFDQHIENQKVSVFKCPDCSLLYAQKQLMMDHIKSMHGTLKSIEGPPNLGINLPLSIKPTTQNSANQNKEDTRSLNGKEKLEKKSPSPVKKSLEPKKVASPGWTCWECGRLFTQRDVYISHVRKEHGKQMKKHPCRQCDKSFSSSHSLCRHNRIKHKGIRKVYTCSHCPDSRRTFTKRLMLEKHIQLMHGIKDPDLKEMTEATNEEETETKEDTKAPSPKRKLEEPVLEFRPPRGAITQPLKKLKINVFKVHKCAVCGFTTENLLQFHEHIPQHKSDGSSHQCRECGLCYTSHVSLSRHLFIVHKLKEPQPAAKQNGAGEENQPENQPGPEDAPADGPVSDRTCKVCAKTFETEAALNAHMRTHGMAFIKSKRVSSAEK
- the ZNF532 gene encoding zinc finger protein 532 isoform X4, encoding MHLKIACSLLTLPPLRGSQNTSALASRSFCNHLWRGLASFHSKHLIQFMTMGDMKTPDFDDLLAAFDIPDMVDPKAAIESAHDDQESHIKQGAQADDDSHAPSSSDVGVSVIVKNVRSIDSSDGTEKDSHNPPGNGLHNGFLTASSLDTYSKEGSKALKGDVPASEATLKDSAFSQFSPISSAEEFDDDEKIEVDDPPDKEDPRTGFRANVLAGSGPQQDYDKLKALGGDGVSKAGVPAPGGLEKSKVVKRETETNSLNLGVYEPFKVRKMEDKLKESSEKVLENRVHEGKLGSEKNDAGLGGPVPSRTKPSSKLSSCIAAIAALSAKKAASDSSKELATNSRESSPLPKDVNDSPRATEKSPEPQNLIDGTKKASLKQPDSPRSVSSENSSKGSPASPAGSTPAIPKVRIKTIKTSSGEIKRTVTRVLPEVDLEAGRKPSEQAGPVVASVTSLLSSPTPAAVLASPPRAPLQSAVVANAVAPAELTPKQVTIKPVATAFLPVSAVKTAGSQVINLKLANNTTVKATVISAASVQSASSAIIKAASAIQQQTVVVPASSLASAKLVPKTVHLANLNLLPQGAQAASELRHVLTKPQQQIKQAILSAAASQPPKKVSRVQVVSSLQSSVVEAFNKVLSSVNPVPVYIPNLSPPASAGITLPTRGYKCLECGDSFALEKSLSQHYDRRSVRIEVTCNHCTKNLVFYNKCSLLSHARGHKEKGVVMQCSHLILKPVPADQMIVSPSSNTAPSSSSLSSSAGAGAHTVTKIQPGITGTVISAPSSTPITPAMPLDEDPSKLCRHSLKCLECNEVFQDETSLATHFQQAADTSGQQMKKHPCRQCDKSFSSSHSLCRHNRIKHKGIRKVYTCSHCPDSRRTFTKRLMLEKHIQLMHGIKDPDLKEMTEATNEEETETKEDTKAPSPKRKLEEPVLEFRPPRGAITQPLKKLKINVFKVHKCAVCGFTTENLLQFHEHIPQHKSDGSSHQCRECGLCYTSHVSLSRHLFIVHKLKEPQPAAKQNGAGEENQPENQPGPEDAPADGPVSDRTCKVCAKTFETEAALNAHMRTHGMAFIKSKRVSSAEK
- the ZNF532 gene encoding zinc finger protein 532 isoform X1, whose amino-acid sequence is MHLKIACSLLTLPPLRGSQNTSALASRSFCNHLWRGLASFHSKHLIQFMTMGDMKTPDFDDLLAAFDIPDMVDPKAAIESAHDDQESHIKQGAQADDDSHAPSSSDVGVSVIVKNVRSIDSSDGTEKDSHNPPGNGLHNGFLTASSLDTYSKEGSKALKGDVPASEATLKDSAFSQFSPISSAEEFDDDEKIEVDDPPDKEDPRTGFRANVLAGSGPQQDYDKLKALGGDGVSKAGVPAPGGLEKSKVVKRETETNSLNLGVYEPFKVRKMEDKLKESSEKVLENRVHEGKLGSEKNDAGLGGPVPSRTKPSSKLSSCIAAIAALSAKKAASDSSKELATNSRESSPLPKDVNDSPRATEKSPEPQNLIDGTKKASLKQPDSPRSVSSENSSKGSPASPAGSTPAIPKVRIKTIKTSSGEIKRTVTRVLPEVDLEAGRKPSEQAGPVVASVTSLLSSPTPAAVLASPPRAPLQSAVVANAVAPAELTPKQVTIKPVATAFLPVSAVKTAGSQVINLKLANNTTVKATVISAASVQSASSAIIKAASAIQQQTVVVPASSLASAKLVPKTVHLANLNLLPQGAQAASELRHVLTKPQQQIKQAILSAAASQPPKKVSRVQVVSSLQSSVVEAFNKVLSSVNPVPVYIPNLSPPASAGITLPTRGYKCLECGDSFALEKSLSQHYDRRSVRIEVTCNHCTKNLVFYNKCSLLSHARGHKEKGVVMQCSHLILKPVPADQMIVSPSSNTAPSSSSLSSSAGAGAHTVTKIQPGITGTVISAPSSTPITPAMPLDEDPSKLCRHSLKCLECNEVFQDETSLATHFQQAADTSGQKTCTVCQMLLPNQCSYASHQRIHQHKSPYTCPECGAICRSVHFQTHVTKNCLHYTRRVGFRCVHCNVVYSDVAALKSHIQGSHCEVFYKCPICPMAFKSAPSTHSHAYTQHPGIKIGEPKIIYKCSMCDTVFTLQTLLYRHFDQHIENQKVSVFKCPDCSLLYAQKQLMMDHIKSMHGTLKSIEGPPNLGINLPLSIKPTTQNSANQNKEDTRSLNGKEKLEKKSPSPVKKSLEPKKVASPGWTCWECGRLFTQRDVYISHVRKEHGKQMKKHPCRQCDKSFSSSHSLCRHNRIKHKGIRKVYTCSHCPDSRRTFTKRLMLEKHIQLMHGIKDPDLKEMTEATNEEETETKEDTKAPSPKRKLEEPVLEFRPPRGAITQPLKKLKINVFKVHKCAVCGFTTENLLQFHEHIPQHKSDGSSHQCRECGLCYTSHVSLSRHLFIVHKLKEPQPAAKQNGAGEENQPENQPGPEDAPADGPVSDRTCKVCAKTFETEAALNAHMRTHGMAFIKSKRVSSAEK